The following proteins come from a genomic window of Phycisphaerae bacterium:
- a CDS encoding PKD domain-containing protein translates to MANRPGTIGKWFAAAMVVLIPSSAMADQSWWNRRWSFRREILVQANSEPFTELKLRDDRQAAAVSVVTFGHAKPDGGDLRIVGPDNRPRPLMILGIGPGDLARVAFPVSGSGTQRYYLYYGNPQAAKEEHDWRPTTGLLLETWTYKSGAINTPAAIVETVEQKAGDLVGRTFLPTISVPRNILGPQNQTCNLYTGYLLCRSPGAYRFAISTNDASVLRIDGKEVVAWPGRHGWVGDVRHQGTIDLDAGVHELKLYHVNLSNQGGAVAAWGPPAARYIHVISPNDFLPTASTEVGRVEMQGRSFVADFAYRQESFAVVDSWEIYLYEFQAVAPERQRKVEYIWDFGDGQTLEGQKVRHVYLNQGIFDVTLRIRAGLRSAETKAKVYVGPNLADWRAEPVSVRDYLAVLSTYDFAKLPMVQALGLMRLYLLVERPDLAIRTGQAVLQDDRL, encoded by the coding sequence ATGGCAAACCGGCCCGGGACAATCGGCAAATGGTTCGCAGCGGCGATGGTGGTGCTGATTCCTTCGTCCGCGATGGCCGATCAATCGTGGTGGAACCGCCGCTGGTCTTTTCGCCGTGAAATCCTCGTCCAGGCGAATTCCGAGCCGTTCACGGAACTCAAGCTGCGCGACGACCGTCAGGCGGCAGCCGTCTCGGTGGTGACCTTCGGCCATGCTAAACCCGATGGCGGGGACCTGCGCATCGTCGGGCCCGACAATCGCCCACGACCGCTGATGATCCTGGGCATCGGACCGGGCGATCTGGCGCGAGTGGCCTTTCCGGTCAGCGGGAGCGGTACGCAGCGATACTACCTCTACTACGGCAATCCGCAGGCGGCGAAGGAAGAGCACGATTGGCGACCGACCACCGGGCTGCTTCTGGAGACCTGGACGTACAAGAGCGGCGCCATCAACACGCCGGCGGCCATCGTCGAGACGGTCGAGCAGAAGGCGGGCGACCTGGTCGGCCGAACGTTTCTGCCTACGATCTCCGTTCCTCGAAACATCCTGGGCCCGCAGAACCAGACCTGCAACCTGTACACCGGCTACCTCTTGTGCCGCAGTCCCGGCGCGTATCGGTTCGCCATCAGCACCAACGATGCGAGCGTGCTGCGGATCGACGGCAAGGAGGTGGTCGCCTGGCCCGGTCGCCACGGCTGGGTCGGCGATGTCCGGCATCAGGGAACGATCGACCTGGACGCCGGCGTCCACGAGCTGAAGCTCTACCACGTGAACCTGAGCAACCAGGGCGGGGCGGTGGCGGCGTGGGGCCCGCCGGCGGCACGCTACATCCATGTGATCTCGCCCAACGACTTTTTGCCGACGGCCTCGACCGAGGTGGGGCGGGTTGAGATGCAGGGACGCTCCTTTGTGGCCGATTTCGCCTACCGCCAAGAGTCGTTCGCGGTCGTCGACAGTTGGGAGATCTACCTCTACGAATTCCAAGCGGTGGCGCCGGAGCGGCAGCGGAAGGTCGAGTACATCTGGGACTTCGGCGACGGCCAGACCCTCGAAGGCCAGAAGGTCAGGCATGTCTACCTAAATCAGGGCATCTTTGATGTGACCTTGAGAATTCGGGCGGGACTTCGCTCAGCCGAGACCAAGGCGAAGGTCTACGTCGGTCCCAACCTCGCCGACTGGCGTGCTGAGCCGGTGAGCGTTCGGGACTATCTGGCCGTGTTGAGCACGTACGACTTCGCCAAGCTCCCGATGGTGCAGGCTCTCGGCTTGATGAGGCTCTACCTTCTGGTGGAACGGCCCGATCTGGCGATCCGGACGGGACAGGCGGTCCTCCAGGATGACCGGCT
- a CDS encoding HAD family hydrolase, with protein sequence MNEIKAVIFDLDGTLISLEVDFNDLRRRLGIQHGPVWEAILEMEGEDRCQAERLLLDTELAGAQRCRVMPGARELLAQLDAVDIPCGILTRNCREAVRIVSDRHGFTVEAVLARGDAQMKPKPDGVIELARRLDVPPHNALVVGDYLFDVEAGRRAGSTTALFIEDRPTPDYAHIADYVIRDLLEVVQIIARHNGHGTKDA encoded by the coding sequence ATGAACGAGATCAAAGCGGTCATATTCGATCTGGACGGCACGCTGATCAGCCTGGAGGTTGATTTCAACGACCTGCGCCGGCGGCTCGGGATACAACATGGGCCGGTGTGGGAGGCCATTCTGGAGATGGAGGGCGAGGACCGCTGCCAAGCTGAGCGGTTGCTGCTCGATACCGAACTGGCCGGGGCGCAGCGGTGCCGGGTCATGCCCGGGGCCAGGGAGCTTCTGGCCCAACTCGACGCGGTGGATATCCCCTGCGGCATCCTGACCCGCAACTGCCGAGAGGCGGTGCGGATCGTTTCGGATCGTCACGGGTTCACCGTCGAAGCCGTTCTGGCCCGCGGCGATGCCCAGATGAAACCCAAGCCGGACGGCGTGATCGAACTGGCCCGCCGGCTCGACGTTCCGCCGCACAACGCCCTGGTCGTGGGCGACTACCTCTTCGACGTCGAAGCCGGCCGTCGCGCCGGTTCGACCACCGCCCTGTTCATCGAGGACCGCCCAACCCCCGACTACGCCCATATCGCCGACTACGTGATCCGCGACCTGCTGGAGGTGGTCCAGATTATCGCCCGTCACAACGGCCATGGGACAAAGGATGCCTGA